One part of the Arabidopsis thaliana chromosome 1 sequence genome encodes these proteins:
- a CDS encoding ELM2 domain protein — MFDEESNYVYPGHDMDDTFTWDTQGCGGRDATYSPHSGKYFELDIPPRVFAPVETFYYLLLDQRAKKQVPIGPGHQAEIPEWEGSQTGNIETSGMSVQNHISGCADGEKLFGTSVIPMPGLTTVAHIDDIVGKGRKFCVCRDRDSVRCVCQHIKEAREELVKTFGNETFKELGLCEMGEKGALKWSDEDAQLFHEVVYSNPVTLGQNFWRHLEAAFCSRTQKEIVSFYFNVFVLRRRAIQNRAFILDIDSDDDEWHGCYGGSSGTRYVEEDEEDSAIESPLHQGTKKVYPLHHEEGEEDVSHSSNDEDDDDTKEGGTGLYDEHKMSSTVEYMDRFSGNNGERLNVEDDSCTSFELARNAVNCAEKDETVPGEQQKKLKDCNDPIDTKVWDASRCLNVPTNGKDLQPTRRIMEEIFGNGCWENKARNK; from the coding sequence ATGTTTGATGAAGAGTCCAATTATGTTTACCCTGGTCATGACATGGATGATACTTTTACATGGGATACACAAGGTTGTGGTGGAAGAGATGCAACTTACTCTCCCCATTCTGGAAAGTATTTTGAGCTAGATATACCTCCAAGAGTATTTGCTCCTGTTGAGACTTTCTATTATTTACTCTTGGATCAACGTGCCAAAAAGCAAGTGCCCATTGGACCAGGTCATCAAGCCGAGATTCCTGAATGGGAAGGCAGTCAGACTGGGAACATAGAAACCTCAGGCATGTCAGTTCAAAATCACATTAGTGGATGTGCTGATGGTGAGAAGCTGTTTGGTACATCTGTTATTCCCATGCCTGGTTTGACTACAGTTGCACATATTGATGACATAGTAGGGAAGGGTAGAAAGTTTTGTGTATGCCGGGACAGGGATTCTGTCAGGTGTGTGTGCCAGCACATTAAAGAAGCTAGAGAAGAATTAGTTAAGACGTTTGGAAATGAGACATTCAAAGAACTGGGTTTATGTGAGATGGGGGAAAAAGGTGCACTGAAGTGGAGCGATGAAGATGCACAACTTTTTCATGAGGTTGTTTATTCCAATCCTGTAACATTGGGGCAGAATTTTTGGAGGCACTTGGAAGCTGCATTTTGTTCCCGAACTCAGAAAGAGATTGTTAGCTTCTACTTTAACGTATTTGTCCTCAGAAGGAGAGCCATCCAGAACAGAGCTTTTATATTGGACAttgatagtgatgatgatgaatggcATGGATGTTATGGAGGCTCTTCTGGTACTCGTtatgtagaagaagatgaagaagactctgcAATCGAGTCTCCTCTTCATCAAGGGACTAAGAAAGTGTATCCACTCCATcatgaagaaggtgaagaagatgttaGTCATAGCAGcaatgatgaagatgatgatgatactaaAGAAGGTGGCACTGGACTGTATGACGAGCACAAGATGAGTTCAACAGTTGAATACATGGATAGATTTTCTGGGAACAATGGAGAGAGATTGAACGTGGAAGATGACTCGTGCACTTCCTTTGAACTTGCACGTAATGCAGTCAACTGTGCAGAGAAAGATGAGACTGTTCCTGGAGAGCAGCAGAAGAAGTTGAAGGATTGTAATGATCCAATAGATACCAAAGTCTGGGATGCTTCGAGGTGTTTGAATGTTCCAACAAATGGCAAAGATCTTCAACCAACCCGGAGAATCATGGAGGAGATATTTGGTAATGGATGCTGGGAAAACAAGGCAAGAAACAAGTGA